AGTGACGGGGACTGTCCCGTCATGCCGACGAAGACGATCGTCAGGCCGTAAAACATGAGCAGCAGGAGAACGGGAAAAAATGCGAGCAGGAGAATGCTGCGCAGATTATTGTTCCAGATGTGCGTCCGAAGGCCTGCGGCTCCGATCAGCATGGGTCGGAGAACGCCTTAGGATGTTCCAAAATCGACAACGGGCGGTGTCTGCAGCGCCTCGCGGCCTTCGGGCAATTCAAAGAACTCACGCTCATTGAAGCCGAAGGGACCGGCAATCAGGACGGCCGGGAACTGTTCGCGCGCCGTATTATATTCCTGTACGGAATTATTGTAGAAGCGACGCGAGGCGGCAATCTTGTTTTCAACGTCTGAGAGCTCGTCCTGCAATTGCAGGAAGTTGGTGTTGGCTTTCAACTCCGGATAGGCTTCGGCCAGAGCGAACAGCTTACCCAGCGCCGCGCCTAGCATGCCTTCCGCAGCAGCCTGACCCTGAACCGTATCGGCGCTGACCGCCCGGTTGCGAGCTTCGATGACTTCGCGAAACGTCTCTTTTTCATGGGCGGCGTAGCCCTTGACCGTGTTGACCAGTTGCGGAACCAGATCCTGGCGCTGTTTCAACTGCACTTCGATATCTGACCAGGCCTGATTGGTCGTCTGCCGCAGTGCGACCAATCGATTGTAGATACCGATGATGAAAACGGCGAGCAGGGCAACGATGCCGAGGATAATGAGAAGTGTCGTCATGATGATAGACTAGACGCGGCCTCGGTCCGTCGCAAGTCTAATCCAGTATTCCGGTAACCAGGCCCGGAAAGGCGATCAGCAAGGCAATCAGGGCCAGCTGGATGCCGATGAAGGGAATGACGCCGCGATAGAGGTGCGCTGTCGTCACTTCAGGCGGAGAGACGCCGCGCAGATAGAAAAGTGCGAACCCGAAAGGCGGCGTCAGGAAGCTTGTCTGCAGGTTCAGCGCCATCACCACACCGAGCCAG
This genomic window from Algimonas porphyrae contains:
- a CDS encoding LemA family protein, giving the protein MTTLLIILGIVALLAVFIIGIYNRLVALRQTTNQAWSDIEVQLKQRQDLVPQLVNTVKGYAAHEKETFREVIEARNRAVSADTVQGQAAAEGMLGAALGKLFALAEAYPELKANTNFLQLQDELSDVENKIAASRRFYNNSVQEYNTAREQFPAVLIAGPFGFNEREFFELPEGREALQTPPVVDFGTS